A stretch of the Nitrospirota bacterium genome encodes the following:
- a CDS encoding DUF4396 domain-containing protein has translation METAMHAEHHHHHHHDHDRQESQSLTRQAITATAHCLIGCGIGEVLGLVIATALDWGNGASIALAVLLAFGFGYAFTLVPLMKSGMTFATAAALAFAADTVSVATMEVADNVTMLVIPGAMDAGLTDPLFWASLVASLAVAFVAAVPVNRWLIERGLGHAVVHAHHQHH, from the coding sequence ATGGAGACCGCTATGCACGCCGAACATCATCACCATCACCACCATGACCACGACCGGCAGGAGAGCCAGTCGCTCACGCGACAGGCCATCACCGCCACCGCCCACTGCCTGATCGGCTGCGGGATCGGGGAAGTTCTGGGTTTGGTCATCGCCACGGCATTGGACTGGGGCAACGGCGCCTCGATCGCCCTGGCCGTGCTCCTGGCCTTCGGCTTCGGTTACGCCTTCACGCTGGTCCCATTAATGAAAAGCGGGATGACGTTCGCCACGGCGGCGGCCCTGGCCTTTGCCGCCGATACCGTATCGGTGGCCACGATGGAGGTGGCGGACAATGTCACCATGCTGGTGATTCCCGGCGCGATGGACGCGGGCCTGACCGACCCGCTCTTTTGGGCAAGCCTGGTGGCTTCGCTGGCGGTCGCATTCGTGGCGGCCGTGCCCGTCAATCGCTGGCTCATCGAACGGGGCCTGGGCCATGCGGTGGTCCATGCCCATCACCAACATCACTGA